Proteins encoded by one window of Enterococcus saccharolyticus subsp. saccharolyticus:
- the mnmE gene encoding tRNA uridine-5-carboxymethylaminomethyl(34) synthesis GTPase MnmE, which produces MAEITQEFDTIAAISTPPGEGAISIVRLSGDQAVTIADKVFKANKSLADVASHTINYGHLYDPQTEQLVDEVMVSVMRAPKTFTREDVIEINCHGGIVVVNQILQLLLRQGARLAEPGEFTKRAFLNGRVDLSQAEAVMDLIRAKTDKAMNLALNQLDGNLSHLIRALRQEILETLAQVEVNIDYPEYDDVEEMTTRLLVEKATQVQAQIQALLQTAQQGKILREGLNTAIIGRPNVGKSSLLNHLLREEKAIVTDIAGTTRDVIEEYVNVRGVPLKLIDTAGIRETEDIVERIGVERSRKALSEADLILLVLNQSEVLSPEDRQLIEVTDGAKRIILLNKTDLPSQLDRDELAACLAGDAVFEVSVLQNDGLEQLEQAIADLFFGGQTADKDASYLSNTRHIALLENASQALGEVMDGIAAGMPVDLVQMDMTRCWDYLGEVVGDSVQDELITQLFSQFCLGK; this is translated from the coding sequence GTGGCGGAAATTACGCAAGAATTTGATACGATTGCAGCGATTTCGACTCCCCCAGGAGAAGGAGCGATTAGTATTGTGCGTCTTAGTGGCGACCAAGCTGTCACAATCGCAGATAAAGTATTCAAAGCAAACAAGTCATTAGCAGATGTCGCAAGTCACACCATTAATTATGGCCATCTTTATGATCCGCAAACAGAGCAATTAGTGGATGAAGTGATGGTATCCGTGATGCGTGCGCCTAAAACATTTACCAGAGAAGATGTCATTGAAATTAATTGTCATGGTGGTATTGTCGTTGTGAATCAAATTTTACAACTGTTATTACGCCAAGGTGCTCGTTTAGCAGAACCAGGTGAATTTACCAAGCGTGCTTTTTTAAATGGACGTGTCGATCTGTCACAAGCAGAAGCGGTTATGGATTTAATTCGTGCCAAAACGGACAAAGCAATGAACTTAGCATTGAATCAATTAGATGGGAATCTATCGCATTTGATTCGTGCGTTGCGTCAAGAAATCCTTGAAACATTGGCACAGGTGGAAGTCAATATTGATTATCCAGAATACGATGACGTTGAAGAAATGACGACTCGTTTGTTAGTAGAAAAAGCAACACAGGTGCAAGCCCAAATTCAAGCCTTGTTACAAACAGCACAACAAGGGAAAATTTTGCGTGAAGGGTTGAATACAGCGATTATTGGCAGACCAAATGTCGGTAAATCAAGCTTGTTGAACCATTTGTTACGTGAAGAAAAAGCGATTGTAACGGATATTGCTGGAACAACACGTGATGTGATTGAAGAATACGTCAATGTTCGTGGCGTTCCTTTAAAATTGATCGATACCGCTGGAATTCGTGAAACGGAAGATATTGTCGAACGAATTGGTGTTGAACGTAGTCGCAAAGCATTATCCGAAGCAGATTTAATTTTGTTGGTTTTAAATCAAAGTGAAGTGTTGTCACCAGAAGATCGCCAATTAATTGAAGTAACCGATGGTGCCAAACGGATTATTTTATTAAATAAAACAGATTTACCATCCCAATTAGACCGTGATGAGTTAGCAGCATGTTTAGCTGGCGATGCAGTGTTTGAAGTGTCTGTTCTGCAAAATGATGGTTTAGAGCAATTAGAACAAGCAATTGCGGATTTATTCTTTGGTGGTCAAACCGCAGATAAAGATGCGTCTTACTTGTCGAACACACGTCATATTGCGCTTTTAGAAAATGCCTCTCAAGCATTAGGAGAAGTGATGGATGGCATTGCGGCAGGTATGCCTGTTGATTTGGTTCAAATGGATATGACGCGCTGTTGGGACTATTTAGGTGAAGTTGTTGGTGACAGTGTGCAAGATGAATTAATTACCCAGTTATTTAGTCAATTCTGTTTAGGAAAATAA
- a CDS encoding heavy metal-binding domain-containing protein codes for MNTEENINYKHGGDERINRIILSTGNVNKPYVVRDIVFATAKIEVNLFDPANNPNELLADVAYKLKETAYEYGANAVINCHFEHEHIGDNIFEIFAYGTVVQFTQSTIGG; via the coding sequence ATGAATACTGAAGAAAACATCAATTACAAACACGGTGGCGATGAGCGTATCAATCGAATTATTTTATCTACAGGAAATGTAAATAAACCTTATGTTGTACGCGATATTGTTTTTGCGACAGCTAAGATTGAAGTAAATTTATTTGACCCAGCAAACAATCCAAACGAATTATTAGCTGATGTTGCTTATAAATTAAAAGAAACCGCCTATGAATATGGTGCAAATGCAGTGATTAACTGTCACTTTGAACACGAGCATATTGGCGATAACATCTTTGAAATTTTTGCGTATGGAACAGTTGTTCAGTTCACCCAATCAACAATTGGTGGTTAA
- the jag gene encoding RNA-binding cell elongation regulator Jag/EloR: MPIYEGQTVEEAISAGLGALGLTESQVTIDVLDEGKKGFLGMGKKNARVSLTPLLTEEVVETVEEIIDEVVEPEPTESVMEVDVTVAPVESEVPTDNTVLENLEDDEALTQLALYLTNISRELNAPALVKTTREHGTIVFQLETQKQGILIGKHGKTLNALQYLAQVFIHRVAKNKLSVVVNVGNYREKRQAILQRLAERTAEKVDRTGRPVFLEPMPAFERKQIHAALSKKDYVTTHSEGDEPYRYLVVEPAKKYF; this comes from the coding sequence ATGCCAATCTATGAAGGTCAAACAGTCGAAGAAGCAATTTCTGCAGGTCTTGGGGCACTGGGATTAACAGAAAGTCAAGTTACCATTGATGTATTAGATGAAGGGAAAAAGGGATTTTTAGGAATGGGTAAAAAAAATGCCCGCGTCTCTTTAACACCTCTCTTAACAGAAGAAGTTGTGGAAACTGTTGAAGAAATCATTGATGAAGTAGTCGAACCTGAACCTACTGAATCTGTGATGGAAGTAGATGTAACGGTTGCCCCCGTTGAATCTGAAGTACCAACAGATAACACCGTTTTAGAAAATTTAGAAGATGATGAAGCGTTAACGCAATTAGCTTTGTACTTAACGAATATCTCTCGAGAATTAAATGCACCTGCGCTAGTAAAAACAACCCGTGAACACGGGACAATTGTTTTTCAATTAGAAACCCAAAAACAAGGGATTTTAATTGGAAAGCACGGAAAAACCTTAAATGCCCTGCAATATCTTGCACAAGTATTTATTCATCGCGTGGCTAAAAATAAATTATCCGTTGTTGTGAATGTAGGGAACTACCGTGAAAAACGCCAAGCTATTTTACAACGTCTTGCTGAACGTACGGCAGAAAAAGTTGATCGTACAGGAAGACCGGTCTTTTTAGAACCAATGCCTGCGTTTGAACGCAAACAAATTCATGCGGCATTAAGCAAAAAAGACTATGTAACAACACATTCTGAAGGCGATGAACCTTATCGTTATTTAGTTGTTGAACCGGCGAAAAAATATTTTTAA